Genomic segment of Schistocerca nitens isolate TAMUIC-IGC-003100 chromosome 9, iqSchNite1.1, whole genome shotgun sequence:
aagagtttgtagcaggactgactgtactgtcactttgtggcgacaggctctctgcaaaaacgttgtagaactgcgttgttgatggtgggccttcatggctacttgtggaaggcgaagggtatggtggtggcactttattaattcgttgataagaactgcgaccttgagaagtctgtaatggttgttcgagaaaagtagttgggtttggtgcagctggaggaggacgaatctgatgcgtatggtaagaggatattggagcagcattttccataggtgaataagaataagcttgaaatctattattatagggcatgggaggtgtgtaatgggtaaatggaggaggttgagctgtcaatatatttctcctttcatatatattttctataactttgaggactcccatctgaaactgaagataatcctgttcatcaaatttttccagatgaggcttcagactaagtaaaaatgacattttgctgcaaggtttgtcttcttccagagctcgtaatattttcatttcgattgcatcaggttttctatgttttctgtttgtatggcactcgcttttggatgtttgttgtgtgggtgctgtatcaaatggcccagaaacattctcagtattttcgacggagccctgcgtttctatatcttcttccagtctggcggtgcgttccgatt
This window contains:
- the LOC126204011 gene encoding uncharacterized protein LOC126204011 is translated as MDEIDTELLITLVEVRPVLWDKTLDAYRDRIATKNAWREVCVALKQDFDEMEDKDKNAFGIEVIRRWTNLRDSFVKSNIKIQAAKKSGSAAKKMKKYVYSDQLQFLKKLYDARETEDSFQSERTARLEEDIETQGSVENTENVSGPFDTAPTQQTSKSECHTNRKHRKPDAIEMKILRALEEDKPCSKMSFLLSLKPHLEKFDEQDYLQFQMGVLKVIENIYERRNILTAQPPPFTHYTPPMPYNNRFQAYSYSPMENAAPISSYHTHQIRPPPAAPNPTTFLEQPLQTSQGRSSYQRINKVPPPYPSPSTSSHEGPPSTTQFYNVFAESLSPQSDSTVSPATNSLVSTADIDIDFSTS